CAGGATGAACAGCGCCGCGAACTGCGACGCCCCTCCCCCCGTCACGTGGACGATGGCCGTCACCAGGACCAGGTCGAACAGCGACTGCAGCGACAGGAAGACCGCCCCCAAGCGCCTCCCCCGGTTCTCGCTGTACAGCGCTGCCCCGGCCGTGAAGACCATCGCCCCCGTCATCAGGAGCGAGGCGACCAGCGTCGAGCTGCGCTCCGCATCGCGCCAGGCGAAGACCGCCGCGAGGTAGATCGCCGTCGACAGCACCAGACGTCCCACATAGATGGACCGCAGCAGGCGCCGCGGCTCAATGAAGGAACGGGATGCGTCGGGAGCGAGTGCGTTCACGCCGGGACGGGTTCTGGGGGCATTGCATCCTGCAACGGGGGTTGGACCGCCTGCACACTGGCAAAGTGCCACTCCCTTGACGACTCGCCACGGAACGCGTTTCCCGGCTTGGCCTTGGGGGAATAGCGAAACGCCGCGCTTCGGTTAGGCTTGACTGGGGTCCGGGGCCGCCGCCCCTGTCGGCGTACCCTGTCGGCGACCCCGTCGGGGACCCCGTCGGCGAACCCTGTCGGCGAACCCTGTCGAGCCCCCGCCTCGCCCCCGCCAGCGCCCAATTCGCCCCTTGCTCCCCCGCCTCTCCCGATCGATCGCCTCCGTGTCCACCCCCTCGCTTGCGCTCGCGCTCGTCCTGGGGGGGATGGCGCTGGCCGGGTGCGGTGCCGGGAAGGGGGTCGCCGAGGGGGGAGCGAAGGGCGGGGAGGGCGAGCCGCCCGCGCAGCGCCAACCGGCCGACTCGCCATGGACCGCCTACGCTCGGGGACTCTCGGCCGACTCGTTCCCCGCCCCGTCGCGCCGCTTCTCCCAGATCGTTGCCCCCCGCTGGACCGACGAGATCGCCCGCGACGCCGCCCACGAGGCGGAGACCGTCATGGACGCCCTGGGGCTCGCCCCGGGCATGCGCGTGGCCGACGTGGGCGCGGGCGACGGATATTACGTGCTCCGCATGTCGCAGCGGGTGGGGGCGACCGGGCACGTGTACGGACAGGACATCGTCCCCGAATACCTCGACCTCCTGGCGAAGCGCGTGCGAGAGGCCGGCCTCACGAACGTGACGGTGGTGCGGGGCGATCCACACGACCCGCGCCTCCCCCCCGACTCGCTCGACGCCGCCATCATGATTCACATGTACCACGAGGTCACCGACCCCTACGCCCTCCTCTGGAACCTGGCGCGCTCGCTCAAGCCGGGGGCCAGGGTCGCGATCCTCGATACGTCGTTCCCCACCGACCAGCACGGGACTCCGCCGTGGCTCCTCCGCTGCGAGCTCGGGGTGGTGGGCTATGGCTTCGTCCGGAGCATGGAGACCGGCGACGACGAGTACCTCGCGGTCTTCCGCGCGCCGGCGCGCGATTCCCTCCCGTCGCCCGCGGTGGTGCGCTCGCGCGTTGCCGCCGGGGCCTGCCAGCAGCGTTAGGCGGCACGCGCCGGCGGGCCCGTCCCGGGCCCGCACCCCGGCGCCCGTCCACTCCCCGATTCATCGCGTGGAACCCCTCTCCCTCTCCTCCCTCGGCGGCCGCCTCTCGGCGGTCATCGTCCTCGTCCTCCTCAACGGCTTCTTCGTGATGGCGGAGTTCGCCCTGGTGGGGGCCAGGCGCAGCAAGCTGGCCGAGATGGCGGACCGCGGCGATCGCGGCGCCCGCCGCGCCCAGGCGGCCATCGCCGACCTCGATCGCTACATCTCGGGGACGCAGCTCGGCATCACCCTCGCCTCGCTCGCGTTGGGGTGGATCGGCGAACCGGCGCTCGCCGTGGTCGTGGACCGCGCACTGGCCCAGTTCGGGATCGCGGTCCCCGTGGGGATGGCCCATTCCGCCGCCGGGACCATCACCGCGTTCGTCATCATCACCTTCCTCCACATCGTCCTCGGCGAGCTCGCCCCCAAGTCGGTGGCCCTCGTCATGCCCGAAAAGGTCAGCGGGCTCGTGGCCCTCCCGCTGATGGCCTTCTCGCGGGCGATGTCGCCGTTCATCTGGGTGCTGAACGGGACGGCCTCCTGGCTCCTGCGCCTGGTGGGAATCCGCCCGATGTCCGAGGCGCACCACGCCCACTCCCCCGAGGAGTTGCGCCTCCTGGTGATGCAGGCGCGCGGCGCCGGGACGCTCAACGAGACCGACTCGGCGATGCTGGCCGGGATCTTCGACTTCTCCGCCAAGCGCGTGCACGACGTCATGCGCCCGCGCACCGAGATCGTCGCCCTCCACGTCGACGACGACGAGGCGGCCGTCAACGAAGTGCTGCGCCGCGAGCGCTACTCGCGCTACCCGGTCTACGACGAGTCGCCCGACGACATCGTCGGCGTCTTCGTCGCCAAGGACTTCTGGCTGCGTGAGGGCGAGACGCCATTCTCGCTGCGCGCCATCCTGCGCGAGCCGTTCTTCGTTCCCGCTTCACGCTCCGCCGAGCGCGTGCTCGACGACCTGCGCCGCACGCGGGCGCAGATGGCCATCGTGCTCGACGAGTTCGGCGGGACGGCGGGGCTCGTCACGCTGGAAGACCTCGTCGAGGAGGTCATCGGCGACATCGCCGACGAGTACGACCTGGCGACGCGCGACGTGGTCGAGGTCGACGGCATCCTCGAGCTGTCGGGGTCGATGTCGCTCGTCGACGTGCGATCGGACCATCGCCTCCCCGTCCCCGAGGGGGAGTGGACGACGCTCGGGGGGTACGTGTTCGGGCGGCTGGGACGGGTGCCACAGCTGGGCGATCGCGTCCCGTATCCCGGTGGGGAGCTGGAGGTCATCGCCATGGACAAACGGCGCGTTGCCGCCGTGCGGGTGCATCGTGCCCCGGCCGCCGGCTGACGACGACCTGGTCGTCGACGCGCGGCACGTGATCCCGCGCGCAGAGCTGTCGGCCCGCACCTCCCGCGCCGGGGGGGCCGGCGGGCAGCACGTCAACACCTCCTCCACGCGGGTGGAGGTCCTGTGGAGCCCGGGGACGTCACGGGCGCTCGACGACGCCGAGCGGGCCCGGGTGCTGGACAAGCTGGCGGGGAGGCTCGACGCCGAGGGGCGCGTGCGCGTGGTGGCCAGCGACACGCGGAGCCAGCGGCAGAACCGCGAGCTGGCGGAGGGGCGATTGGCCGAGCTCGTCAGGCGGGCGCTCATCGTCCCGCGCAAGCGCAAGGCGACCCGTCCGACGCGGGCCGCCAGGGAGCAGCGCCTCGATACCAAGCGGCGCGCATCGGAGAAGAAGTCGCGGCGGCGCACGCGCGACTGGGAGTGAGGGGGGGCAGCTCGCCGAGGCGCGCACCTCCCGCACCTCCCGCACCTCTCGCACCGGCCGCGCCCACCGCATGACGTCGCTTGACGCTGGCCACGGTCGCCAGAGATTCACAGGCTCCCCGCAGCATCCTCTCCCCTCGTACGACGGAGGAGCTCATGTTCCTGATCCGCGACATCATGTACTGCCAGCCCGGCAAGGCGCGCCCGATGGTGGAGAAGTTCAAGGCGCTGGCGCGGCTGACGGACAAACTCGGGTTTGCGCGCATGCGCGTCATGACCGACGTCAGCGCCGAGCGGTACTGGACGGTGGTGGCGGAGTTCGAGGTGGCGAGCCTCGAGGAGTACACGCAGCAGACGCGGAAGTCGATGGAGCTGCCGGAGTTCCAGGCGGCGATGGCGGGGTACCACGACCTCATCGCCAGCGGGCGCCGCGAGATCTACCAGCTGGAGTCGTAGGATGGCGCGAGGTGCGGAGCGCCGTGCAACGTCGCGCGGCGCTCGGCACACGCCCCGGGGGCGCCGGCTCCGCCCGCACCCGGGTGCCCGCGTTGTCAATGGTGGCGACGGCGCTAGAATCCGGGGATGACGACCTACTGCGAAGTCGCCCGCGGCCACGAGTATCATGGGCCGTATCACGACACCGAGTACGGCTTCCCCATTGCCGACGACGACCGCCTCTTCGAGCGGTTGATCCTCGAGATCAACCAGGCGGGACTCTCGTGGCTCACCATCCTCAGGAAGCGCGAGCACTTCACGCGCGCCTATCACGGCTTCGAGATCGCGCGCGTCGCGCGCTACACCGCCCGTGACGAGGCGCGCCTCCTGGCCGATGCCGGGATCATCCGCAATCGGCTCAAGGTGAAGGCGGCGATCGAGAACGCGAGGCGCGTGCAGCGGTTGCAGGCGTCGCACGGGTCGTTTGCCGCCTGGCTCGACGCCCACCACCCGCTGGACCGCGCCGGGTGGCAGAAGCTCTTCAAGCAGACGTTCACCTTCACCGGGGGCGAGATCGTGAACGAGTTCCTGCTCAGCACCGGCTACCTCGCGGGGGCGCACGTCGAGTCGTGCCCGGTGTACCGCAAGGTGGTGCGGGCGCGCCCCCCGTGGAGCCGGCGTTAGGCACCAGGCATCGGCGCCGCGCGCCCGCGGGCGATATCGACGTTCCCCCCAGGCGTCCGCCAGACGCCACCCGCCCCCGCTGCCGCACCAGCGCCCGCTACCGCACCCGCGCCCGCTACCGCACGCGCGCCCGCTACCGCACCCGCGCCAGCGCCCCCTCCAGCTCCCGGAGCGTCGCGTCGGCCGCCGCGCGCACCTGCGTGGTGGGGGCGTAGTCGGCGCCATCCACCATGTCCAGGAGCTGCGTGAGCCGCCCGCTCAGGCGGCGCAGCGCCGCGTCCAGGCCGGCCGGCGCGCCTTGCAGCTGGCGCACCCGGTCCAGCCCCCCCGCCGCCCGGTCCACCCCCACGTGCAACCGCACGGCCAGCGCGTGCTGCGCCCGGATCCCCGCCGCCGGCGTCCGCACCCGCGGGTCCATCCGCACGGTGAGCGGCTGCGTCAGCACCGCCCCGTCCACCGTCAGCCGCACGGTGTAGCGCCCGGGGAGCACGAACGGCCCCAGCGGCTCCGGGACGGTCTGCCCGGGGATCGCCGAGATGGGGTACGAGAAGGCGAGCGCCCTCGGGCGCGGGTGCCGGATGTCCCAGACGAAGCGATGCAGCCCGGGCTCGGGGCTCAACACCGGCGACGGGCGGATCCACCAGTCGGGCCAGTGCCCCTCGGCGCGCGGGTCGGGATCGGGATTGACCCCCTTCTCATACCGCCGCACCACCGTCCCCGCCGAGTCGAGGATCTCGAGCGTGAGCGTGCCGGCCGTCCCCCCGAGCCAGTAGTGCAGCACCGCCCCGTCCGGGGGGTTCTCGGCGCGCGGCTCGTCAGGGGGAAGCGGCGTGTCGGTGTACATCGAGTAGCGCACCCGCGTCGCCAGCGCCGGCCTGAAGAGGTGCGCCGCCTTCGCCGTCGGGTTCGACGCCATCTCGCGCAGCGGCGAGATGTCGTCCAGGATCCAGAAGCCGCGCCCGTGCGTTGCCACCACCAGGTCGTCGTCCTTGATGACGAGGTCGCGGATCGACGTCGCCGGCATGTTCACCTGCAGCGACACCCAGTGGTCGCCGTCGTCGAACGAGACCCAGACCTTGGTCTCGCTCCCGGCAAAGAGGAGCCCCCGCCGCTTCGGGTCCTCGCGCACCACGTTGATCGTCGCCCCGCTGTCGATCCCCGTCACGATCCGCGTCCAGCTCTTCCCGCCGTCGTGCGTGCGGAAGATGTGCGGGCGCAGGTCGTCCAGGCGGAGGGTATTGATCGCCGCGTAGGCGGTGAGCGTGTCGAAGTGCCCCGCGTCCATGAGGGAGACCTTGGCCCACGGGACGAGCTCCGGCGGCGTGACGTTGCGCCAGCTGCGCCCTCCGTTCATGGTGACGTGGATGAGCCCATCGTCCGACCCCGCCCAGATCACGTTCTCGCGGCGGTAGCTCGGGGCGATGGTGTACACCACCCCCGGGTGGCGCGCCCGTGCGCTCGGCTCATTCGCATACTTCCCCACGTTGGGCGGGACGATCGAGTCCTTGCGCGTGAGGTCGGGGGAGATCTCGGTCCAGTGGTTCCCCCCGTCGGTCGTCTGCCAGATGGTGTTGGCCCCGAAGTAGAGCTTGCGCGGGTTGGTGGGGGCGAAGAGGATCGGCGCGGTGCGCAGCATCCGGTAGTTGGCGTCGCGGAACGGCCTGGGGGCCACGTTCTGCGTCTGCCCGGTGCGGTAGTCGAACTTCGAGACCTTCCCGCCGTACATGATGTTCGGGTCGAGCGGGTCGGGCGCCACGTAGCCGTACTCCTCCACCCCCACCGGGCGCCACTCGCGATACGTGATCTGCCCGTCGTTCCCGCGGCTCAGCACGCACGCCGACCCCGACTCCTGCTGCCCGCCGCACACCCGGTAGGGCCACGAGTTGTCGGTGGTGACGTGGTAGAACTGCGCCGTGGGCTGGTTGTACCACGAGCTCCAGCTCGCGCCGCCGTTGACGGTGATGATGGCCCCCTGGTCGGCGGCGATGAGGATGATGTCCGGGTTGTCCGGGTTGATCCAGATGCGGTGGTAGTCGTCACCGCCAGGTGCACCGCGAATCATCTTCCACGTCACCCCGGCGTCGGTCGACTTCCAGGTCACGATGCTCCCGCTGTACACCACGTCGGGGTTCTTCGGGTCCACCTTGACCTCGGCGAAGTCCGAGCCGCGGTTGTGCACCCGCTCGTCGCTCGACGTCCTGGCCCACGAGGCCCCCGCGTCGTCGGAGCGGTAGATCCCGCTGCGCTCCCCCGCGTCGAT
The window above is part of the Gemmatimonadetes bacterium SCN 70-22 genome. Proteins encoded here:
- a CDS encoding DNA-3-methyladenine glycosylase, with the protein product MTTYCEVARGHEYHGPYHDTEYGFPIADDDRLFERLILEINQAGLSWLTILRKREHFTRAYHGFEIARVARYTARDEARLLADAGIIRNRLKVKAAIENARRVQRLQASHGSFAAWLDAHHPLDRAGWQKLFKQTFTFTGGEIVNEFLLSTGYLAGAHVESCPVYRKVVRARPPWSRR
- a CDS encoding glycoside hydrolase; its protein translation is MIHPPASLVRARTALLALAVLAALPAPARAQHPSSLFGELRWRHIGPFRAGRTKAATGVRQQPNTFYIGAVNGGVWKTTDFGRTWTPIFDGQPSGSVGAIAVAPSDPDVIYVGSGEGLQRPDLSTGDGVYKTTDGGKTWARLGLRDGQQIPQIVVDPGNPDRLFVAVLGHPYGPNEERGVFRSLDGGRTFRKVLGKDENTGAIDVVMAPDDPNTLYAALWESRQGPWENGVWQGEGTGLFKTTDGGESWTPIMKGLPTPAEGLGRIGIAIAPSRPSRLFITIDAGERSGIYRSDDAGASWARTSSDERVHNRGSDFAEVKVDPKNPDVVYSGSIVTWKSTDAGVTWKMIRGAPGGDDYHRIWINPDNPDIILIAADQGAIITVNGGASWSSWYNQPTAQFYHVTTDNSWPYRVCGGQQESGSACVLSRGNDGQITYREWRPVGVEEYGYVAPDPLDPNIMYGGKVSKFDYRTGQTQNVAPRPFRDANYRMLRTAPILFAPTNPRKLYFGANTIWQTTDGGNHWTEISPDLTRKDSIVPPNVGKYANEPSARARHPGVVYTIAPSYRRENVIWAGSDDGLIHVTMNGGRSWRNVTPPELVPWAKVSLMDAGHFDTLTAYAAINTLRLDDLRPHIFRTHDGGKSWTRIVTGIDSGATINVVREDPKRRGLLFAGSETKVWVSFDDGDHWVSLQVNMPATSIRDLVIKDDDLVVATHGRGFWILDDISPLREMASNPTAKAAHLFRPALATRVRYSMYTDTPLPPDEPRAENPPDGAVLHYWLGGTAGTLTLEILDSAGTVVRRYEKGVNPDPDPRAEGHWPDWWIRPSPVLSPEPGLHRFVWDIRHPRPRALAFSYPISAIPGQTVPEPLGPFVLPGRYTVRLTVDGAVLTQPLTVRMDPRVRTPAAGIRAQHALAVRLHVGVDRAAGGLDRVRQLQGAPAGLDAALRRLSGRLTQLLDMVDGADYAPTTQVRAAADATLRELEGALARVR